Genomic DNA from Equus quagga isolate Etosha38 chromosome 10, UCLA_HA_Equagga_1.0, whole genome shotgun sequence:
GACCGTCGGCGTTTTCTCCAAAGGAGGTCGTGTGGGCCCTCTTCTGGAAGCAAGGCTCCGCATCCTCGCATACGTGGCCTCCCGTCCACGGCCTCTCCAGCTTCTCTTTCGAGAGCCCACAGAGCGCTTGCCTCTGCCCAGGCCTCTGCTGAACAGGCCTGCTCGTCTCCTCAAAAAACTTCCACCTGTCGGCAAAGGTGCCCATGGTCTCCTGGGATGTGCCGGGGTGCTGGGGTGGGCGGTGATCCCCGGAGAGCCCCACCTCATGCATCTTCTCTGGTTCTGAGTACGATTTCAGTTTCTGCTCTACCGTGAACCGTCTCCGGCCCCCTATGCGGGGAACATGTGGCATGCCACCTGCAGATGACGGCGGCTTGGCCAGGCTCACCTCCCAGGAGCGGGGGACAGGGTTGGGGTCCGTGCTGTGGTCCGGTAACCCTGTGTAGTGGTCAGCTGGGCTGGGGTCCAAGTCGCGGCGCTTAAACGACGTGGCCCTCAGGACCCGGGCTTGGGCCTCCTGCAGGTGGTCTTTATAGGTGCCTGGGAAAGAACCTTCTGGGCCGGCACCCGCGGCCTCTTCCTCACCCTCGCTGGTGCCAGCCAGAGTCACCGtgcttttgcttttctgcagCTTGGCTCGCCGCATCTGGATCTCGTTCCTCAGGGTGGTGGCAAACCGGTCACTTCTCCGCGTGGGTTTGCCCCCCTGGGCATCGAGGGGTGGCGGCCTCTCCGGGTCACCCTCCTGGCTGTCCTCGGGCCGGCGGGTGCCCTCCTGGGCCAGTAAGTGCAGCATGGGGGTCTGCCGAGGGGAGATCTTGCTGCTTTCTCCATCAGCCCACGGGAGGCCGGTCATTGCCTTCTTCAGGCCAGCTCTCTCCATGACTCCTGGGGAGCGGCCCTCCGGGTCCCCGCTTGCCCTCCCAGGGGCGCCCCGGGACCCCTCAAGCAGAGACAGGCCGCCCCGGGGCTTGGGGCCCAGTGGCTGTGTGGCGGGATGCCAACCGGCCCCCCGTAGCGGCACGGCCCTGGTGCCCCCCTGAAGGCATTGCCTCATGGGGGCGCAGAAGCGGCTCTGCCCACTGCTGTCCCCCTTCTGGTCGGCAGCGCTGGGCCACCTGACCTGAGTGGGGCTGTCGTCCTGGAAGCCCCCAGTGAGGGCCACGTGGAGCTGCTTCCTCGGCGACGTGGTGGCGCTGGGGCCCTCGTACAAGAAGGGACTCTCGTCGCTGTACTGGCGAAGGTGCTGGTACCCATAGGAAGGCTGTGGGCAACGCACATCTGTGCTGGACAGAGAGGCTTGGAGCCGGCTGGGGGCCTCATGGTCAGAGGCCGGCCATTCGCAGGGTGCATCCGGGGCCCAGACTGACCCCCCAGGTCTCCTCCCGTCGGTGGGATGTGCCAGCCTTCGCTGCTGGTCGCCAGGTTCTGGCCTCCAGTCGCTGCGGGGCTGAGCCCAGGTCAGGCCTGGAAAGTGCTGCGTGTCAGCCACCTCTGAGAATGGGGGGCCCTGGGCCTTCTCGTGGCTCTTGGTGGCAGCGAAGCTATCACTGCGGagagggggaggtggtgggggaggggaagaaggtgCTTTTTTCTTATCGGGAACATACCAGACCGGCCCAAAACTGGACCTCCCAGAGGAGGCCACCTTGGGCTCAGGACTATCATCTGGCCTGGGGCTTTTGCTGGTGTCACAGAGGACCCTGGGTGGGAAATACCCGAGCCTGTCCTCTAGGCCCTGAGGGTCACCGGCGGCCTGGCCCTGCCGGCTGCTGCCCGGCTTGGAGGCCTCCCACAGGCCCACTTTGTAGAGGATGTTCTCTGTGGAGGAGGCATCGGCCTTGGGCAAGGTGTGGTCAGGCGTGCTGGAGCTGGTGGAGAACGAGCCATAAGCCGAGTCGCGCTGGTTTGGGCCGCCCAGGTGGTCGATGCTGCTGTTGGACTTGGCGGCCGAGAGGCGTCCAGAGGAGTAGGGCTGGCAAGGGTGGTCCAGGCTGTCGACACTGCCCAGGGAGCTGAAATGGTCAGAGGTGCGCTGCAGAGTCGTCTGCTCCCATGTACCTGACAGGTCATGGGAGGAAGAACTAGGAAACGAGAAGAATCACAGGGAACAGTTGGCTTTAGAATCGAGTTACAGCAAAGGGCAGTTGAGATGACAGCACCGTGAACACGGCTGGCCCTACGCAGGCATCAAGATGCCGGGCCCTGATAACTGTTCCTGGAACAGGATCCCTGGACCCAAAGTGTGACATCCCCACATCCAAATCTCAGCATTTCAAAGAGCAACATTCTGAGGGTAGGTTCAAAGGCCCAAGTCCTCCTCATGTGATGCCTTTTCCCAAACAGAGACCTTCAAATGCCCCCATACATTTCTCAATGCCTGCAGGTGGTCAAAGCCCACAGCGGTCACCAGCCGGCATGCCTGTGTGATCGCTTACCACCAACCACTAGTTAAGTGTGGCGGTGGCAAACCCacgagctaagaatggtttttagattttttaatggTTGGGGTTAGGGTGGGGGTGAGTCAAAATAAGGATATTTCATGACCtgtgaaaatgatatgaaattcaaattttagcaTTCATAAATAAAGTTGCATTAGAACACAGAGCTGGCCATGTGTTTACACGtaatctgtggctgctttcaagctccagtggcagagttgagttgcTGCAACAGACACTGGCCCAGacagcctgaaatatttactatctggcccttcacagaacaAGTTTGTAGACCTGGTTCAGTATATGCAATGATTCTTATTGTGGATTATTAACACAAGAGAGGCAATCAAATGAGAGCGATTttcaaattaaaaggaaaacttcaagccagccctgatggcctagtggttaaagttgagCACACTtcgcttcagtggctcaggttcacTACtcagtcgtggaaccacacccatctgtcagtagccatgctgtggcggcatcccacatagaagaaccagaaggacttacaactaggatatacaactgtgcactggggctttggcgagcgaaaaaaaagaagaagatgggcaacagatgttagcttagggtgaatctttctccacaaaaagaacaagaaaaacgaAAACTTCAGGGATAACATTACTTTTCCAAACCCAAATATTACAGTATTGATAGCTCCTCTCTCAACTCCCAGTCAATGGCACTTGTGACTGATAACTTGAGAAACAGGCTTTATCAGCAAGACAGATGCTGCTGTGTTGAGGTGACTGATTAAACCTTCAGAGTTCTCTGCAACTGGACACAGACACCAAAGATACAGGTTCATAACTAGGATGGTGTCTAAGAGGAGGATATAAAAAATCAGGTTTATTACAAGCCAGGTGATATATGGTTAATTGAGGCATTATTCATTCTGGGACACAGTAATGGTGTACATGTGAGGCTGACAGCTCTCAATGGTAAACATGAAAGAGCAACAAAGCTAGAATAGTCACGCCTCAAGAAAAACCAAACCGTGGCTACTTGAGGTTTgggaagaatgaggaggagaaagaaagacatgAGAGCAGGGCAAGGTCTCAGGCAGTGCACCGGCTAACTCATCATCTGAGGAAGGAAGATGATCGTTTGGGTTTTACACCACCTTCCGTGAGGCGAGAGCAGGGACCCTTCTCAGAAACGGAGCCCATTCCTCTCCATCCTGCAACCCCATTCCTGAGGTGGTTTCCCATGAGCTCCTAAGTCCAAGCAGATATAAATCATGCTAAGCACTCTGTCCACACAGATGTGGGCAGCATGTGTGTTTCTGTAATCAAGGCACTGCCAAATGGGCTGACTGGAGATCCTATTACATTAAGTCACttcaataatgaaataaaaggccCACTTTTCACTTAAGTTTTACCACTCAGTTGAGAATCTGTGGTTTTTCAAAAATACCCTGGGTTCCAAACACCATCCTCTCCTGTCACTTTAAATAGGTAATATTTGAGACTTATCTCCTTCCCATCACATAAATACTTTACTTGGCAATTATGCAGCAGACTGGTATTTACTAATAGCCCACAATTGATTTTGAGATGGTTACAttagctacacacacacacacatacaggcacaAACACACTTAGATACATATGCACACTCAGACAcgcatgcacagacacacacaaatatagacacacatgcacactcacacatgtacacaccGTAAATGCACACAGagatacacatgcacataaacacacagatacacatacacactcacaccaAAGACACACTATCTGTCATTATGGTCACCCTTCTAACAGGAGACTAGTGAAGACATTGGCCACTAATCCGAGGTGACCAGTCAGCGCCCTGTGACTAGCAGGAGCCTCACTAAACCGGCATCCTATGATGCTGTCACATGCTCAGTGGGTATTAGCCCTTCTACCCTGAAATGTGGGCTCCAGGGCAGCCAGCACTCCCCCTTCCACCAATCCACAACTCCCACCTCCTCTGTCTCATGCATGGCAGGAAACCACTACCAGGCCCTCAAAGCGGGTCACAGCCCTGGCATGTGGGCTGGGAAGCCCCTGGCTTCCTCCACGCCTCCACAGCAGCACCCTGGGGGTTGAGGAGAGGGTGCTGATGCTTCACGGAGTTGCCTGGGGAGTTCCTGCAAAATACACCTGGCCAAGCCCATAAATAGCTCCTGCTTTCCAACCTGTAAAAATCTCAAGAGAAGAATGGAGGCTGTGGACACGTGAGTGTCACAGATTGCCATCTCACATGGCTCAGAACCACCAACTCAGCCGGCCTAAAGGGATTCAGCCAAAAAAGGGAAATCCCCAGGCTCCTGATTTATCAATTAAACGACATAAAAGACAAAGCACACTTGTTCATCCTTTCtcttagtgttttattttttatttttaagtattgtaCACCTGCCTACTCAGTGAAAAAATATCCGAGTCCTACCAGTAATGGTGTGTCACAGGccttttctcatctggaaaacaaaatcattctAAAGTCAAGAAAGGCACTATCGTGACAGGGCTGGGAAGTTATGGGTGTTGGCAGAATGTCACACAAACTTCCCATCCCAGCAGGAAACGAGAGCCTACCTCGCGTGGTGTCGGCCGTGCCAAGAAGGGTAGACGCTGGTGCAGAACTGAGATGCTGATGTCTCGGGGTGGCTCTCGGAGAACTTGGTGGCGTGCCAGGAGTGAGGCCTCCAGCTCAGCTCATTCCTCCTGAAAAAGAAGGCAGACGACTCAGGGACCACACACAAGGGACAACTCCGTGCCAAAAGAGGAGGGCGAGACAGAACTAAGTCACGGCTACCACTGCACGATTTATAGCGTTGCTTTCAGGCGCTTCCCACTGTATCTGGGCACAAGCAGTCTTCACATTTTTGTTAATGGAGAACTGACCCTGGTGCAGAGTGAGAAGCACCAGCTCCAAAATGTGAACCAAAGTCTTCCAAATTCATtctaagtaagtaaataaatcttGCCGTCCTCACAAACAAGACAACAGAAACTTCCATCCTTCCCACTTCGGCAAAGCTTTACACAGGCCCTCAGCCCCCTTGAGAAGGCATAGTGCTGGAGAAAAGCTCAGTGAGTCCCCAGCTCAGCTGGAGAACACAGAGTTTAGACGGCTTCTGTCTATTTACTCCTTAACTAAGGAAATACAGCTATATTGTAATTAAGACTAGTAGCCGTATATGCCCCTGAGCCTCCGAGAGTGTCTGTGAAGTCAACTAAGGGTCCCCATCACGTGAATCACAACGTCCTAGACCAACAGGCTCCAGTCCATTACTAGCAGGGCTTCTCAACATGGTGTGAGCCTTCCCCGGCTCCCTCTCCAGAGTCCCCACCAACCCATGAGAGATTTATTAGCTTTTTGGCCACACCTGTCCAGGTGTGATACCCTAAGTCCAGTTGGGAATCCCCACAGCTGCTGTGTGGACCTAAGAGAGCCTCCAGGATTGTGCTGCCGTGTGAGGAGACTTCCTCACCTCCTCAATTTAGGACAGAACTAGCCTCACTGTGGACAGTTGACAGCCCAATCCAGAATGGAGAAGAGCTCAACTGAGCCTCTTTAGGTACCTGATGGAGATGAAACATTCTTCCAAGTAGGCAAAAACATTAACGACTACAATGCAATAAAgactatcaaagaaaaataacataaacctTCTGATGACTCAggtaattaagaaagaaaaagccatggGTGGCAAAATGTGAAATATGTTGATTTTATGATAGTTTCCCATGAACTAAAGCATAAAATAGACGAATTTATCACACCTCAGAAGTAAAGGGAATGTAAAACGAAGACCGTACCTCATAGAGTTTCTCAAAATCCTTGTAAGGAAGGTTCTGGCCACGTGAATTTCATTTGTAGATGGCTTTTTCTGTGCTATAGTATCCACAActtctttcatcttcctttagagttaattaatgaaggaaataaactaGACTGATTGAAACTGGAGGCAAaggtaaaaaagaagagaaagagggctTGGAAAAGAAAACACCTTACACTTTGTGGCAGCACATTTCACCTCCACAAGTGGAGTGACTGGGGTATAAGCTAGTTTACTGGGCAGTAGTGAGTACGGTAAAtgtgtttcctcctttttaaaaagataattagagATACATGTCTCTATTTCAAGACGACACAGTCAAGTTATGGTGCTAAATagggctatttttttaaaaaaagaataaacaaatggaaacacaGTGAAAAGGGTTATACCCACAAGCTATAACAGGATATCACGGCTACTGGGGACAGTGAAATGTTCCTAAAACACACGTGCCTTTGTCAGGTCCTCTGACTTTCCTCATGCATAATGAACATATTTGGGAATCAAGGAAGGTTCAGAATGGTTTCTGTTTGTCAGCCCCTCTGATGGCCTGAAAAGGCTGGATTTGTATTGACAAGAGAGAGGAGGACATTCACCACCTGCCCACTGGTGGCTCCATCAGGAaggctctggggacagagaaCTCTGGTGCCACCTAGAGTTCTGGCACACTCATCGTCCCTTTGGCTCAGTTTCAACCACTCccagatggaaaaaaaacaagTGCAGATTTAAGATCCTCATGTCAACAAGATTGTGGTGTTTCTTCCTACACAAGATACGCACTAGGGTAgctttaaaccacccagtctctGGAAATGTGGGGGCCATGAGTACACAGGGCACAGGATGCGCCGGGATGGGAGAGAACACCAACCACACTGTCCTCAGTAAGTGGTGGAGCACCCTCACCACCTAACAGAGCTGGGAGCATCAGAAGTGATAAACATAACCTGAACCATTCCTTCAAATCGGCATGTCTGCTATGGTGGGACCAGGTCAGGCCAGGTCCTAGCATCACTGGGAGACACGGTCCGGTGGCAAATATCACACGGGAATCAATGGGAAAGCTGCAAAAGGAATGCTCTCTCCGAGGGCCACAATCACAGATGCAAGCTGGCTCAGGAGACCAGTAAGGAAGCCCCTACCAGGAGGCAGGAACAGAGAGGGCTATTTCTGGCCTTAAAAACAGCCAGGACGGGCTGACAGGAGAGCAGCTCCAGAGGCTGACgggaaggagagggagccagGGCTCACTATAGGCCCGAAGGACTGCACAGCTCCACCGAGGCCCAAGGTCGTGCTTCCTCGCAGGGCAGCGTGGACAGGGATGCCAGGGAGGAAGCAGCAGTGACCAACAACGCCGGGGAGGAGGGCTGACCCTCCTGGGCATGGAGCTCCACAATCCAAGGAGCTCCGGAAACGCAA
This window encodes:
- the SHROOM2 gene encoding protein Shroom2 isoform X2 — protein: MEGAEPRARPERLAEADGGRLVEVQLSGGAPWGFTLKGGREHGEPLVITKIEEGSKAAAVDKLLAGDEIVGINDIGLSGFRQEAICLVKGSHKTLKLVVKRRNELSWRPHSWHATKFSESHPETSASQFCTSVYPSWHGRHHASSSSHDLSGTWEQTTLQRTSDHFSSLGSVDSLDHPCQPYSSGRLSAAKSNSSIDHLGGPNQRDSAYGSFSTSSSTPDHTLPKADASSTENILYKVGLWEASKPGSSRQGQAAGDPQGLEDRLGYFPPRVLCDTSKSPRPDDSPEPKVASSGRSSFGPVWYVPDKKKAPSSPPPPPPPLRSDSFAATKSHEKAQGPPFSEVADTQHFPGLTWAQPRSDWRPEPGDQQRRLAHPTDGRRPGGSVWAPDAPCEWPASDHEAPSRLQASLSSTDVRCPQPSYGYQHLRQYSDESPFLYEGPSATTSPRKQLHVALTGGFQDDSPTQVRWPSAADQKGDSSGQSRFCAPMRQCLQGGTRAVPLRGAGWHPATQPLGPKPRGGLSLLEGSRGAPGRASGDPEGRSPGVMERAGLKKAMTGLPWADGESSKISPRQTPMLHLLAQEGTRRPEDSQEGDPERPPPLDAQGGKPTRRSDRFATTLRNEIQMRRAKLQKSKSTVTLAGTSEGEEEAAGAGPEGSFPGTYKDHLQEAQARVLRATSFKRRDLDPSPADHYTGLPDHSTDPNPVPRSWEVSLAKPPSSAGGMPHVPRIGGRRRFTVEQKLKSYSEPEKMHEVGLSGDHRPPQHPGTSQETMGTFADRWKFFEETSRPVQQRPGQRQALCGLSKEKLERPWTGGHVCEDAEPCFQKRAHTTSFGENADGHRTAGKLGKSEPPQRLGTFAEYQASWREQRNALEARSSGRYHSADDILDAGLDQHERPQYIHERSRSSPSTDLYKQEASVEPRRQAEDPGEHKELSPTVRAEEGRLTPRQADAQCREDSPGDQRNLSQVSELPHVPGAPEAPCEGRGRAGTLPRDYRYSEDKAPATPPPLLGPGPPAPAQALRPVSARRPGPQRPLRGPTGPAAGPRSRPRPLASPVALEVCVARLSLSCSPSASAEEPSSAQPADGPKAAAEHDRQDVDEHAACPFPSQCRPLPPAAMDTSRSPSPQFAPQKLTDKPPLLIQDENSTRIERVIDNNTTVKMVPIKIVHSESQPEKESRQGLARATELPELPSGLERDQIKTLSTSEQCYSRFCVYSRQGAEAEPQPPGALAPAAKGSQASPPGLSYVKAKERTAEDLKSEELAREIVGKDKSLADILDPGVKIKTAMDLMEGIFPKDEHLLEEAQQRRKLLPKISSPRTAEEKKEEPSVPAAVSLATNSTYYSTSAPKAELLIKMKDLREQQESEESSGSDLDHDLSVKKVGKPNPERERARRRAVHFSTPSVGPASLVCGHLCLALCRTVTFGAMLVSSLWLSVLF